From Quercus robur chromosome 8, dhQueRobu3.1, whole genome shotgun sequence:
ttttttattgttattattattattttattttttttataatcctCCCAtgcttatttttaaaacatcaaagGAAAATTGATTACTATGTCCcactcctcctctctctctccttattccTTGTGCCCTTTACTTTCTTGAGTTTTCTGTCCCTCTAAACTTTCAAACACATAGTTAGACATGCATTCATTTTTACAATTTATGTCTTAATCATTATCAAATTTCTTCCAAATATATCTCTTAGTCTTAGGAGACACCAAGGTGGTAGACTCAATGGACACATCTCAACTAAACAGGAAATAAGTGCTTTGCCGTATGAAGGTGCTTAAAGGATGTGTTGTAAACTTGAGGCTTCCAAGTTCCATTCATCACATTATCATCTCATAGGATTTTCAGAGTGTCTCTGGCAAGTGGAATGATTTGGCCAAAGATACCACTTCCTTATACATATTAAAGGacaagaaattattattttcttttaaatgacaTTATTTGAAAGGTTAgattaaaataggaaaaaatggCATGcgccaacacacacacacacacacacacatatatatgatatatatatgtggggcccaataatttatggccttggcccatttattcattggggcccaaaggcccgagccgaggaaggttatagcctaggctcggtaatacaagtacagAATAGTtttgggacacagccgaggatgattcagtcctcggcatgccCGAGGTCTCACTGGagggaagggcaaaaacggtataggagcagtttgggaaaaatctaaaatatctaggtcaatagagaaggatacgctggaaaaaataacgaccagggaaagctgcccttactgccattcaatacctgcatctgacagagccatactttccagcttttacaaccacccccaaccactctggatatgggctgatgagacaagtatcagtcttggaaaagttgaccctacacgtggacgaaagATAAGGAacacatgctagtataaaaggaaaaataagaatCCAGAgaggaggctgggaaaaatggccaaaaaccagagcctcccaacccgcctccaggagaaagacccctagagcgaacacgatttaactaTGTATGAATACCACGAAAAACCATCGCCTGGTGattaaggcctagcctttcaaatccacgctctacaaatgatattgtttgggcctttttacgtacgaacccaacactgttacgagTCGTTACAAATCATGtcctcacaatatatatatatatatatatatatatatatatatatattttaatattaaaaaaaattataaagtgttaaaaaaaaaattgagccaTACCAAGCCTTGAGTGAGTTTGGCAAAAGATTATTGAGGTgtagctgttttttttttttttttttttttggggagaagtgCTGTACTGAATGCAAATCTATATGTGCTGGATTGATCTGAGCCATTATCCATTCATTGGAAAACAtaatgattgtttttcttttgttttattgttttttattataaattttttttttttttaaaaagtacatGAAACATtaagaaaaacataaattattatAAGACAAAGAATGATCATAATAGAACTGACCCATACTTTGAaaaatcttcttaaaaaaaaaaataaaagctctGAAAATAGAACAAcctgtttttttctttaatagcaaaaaaaagaaaacaaaatgttaAACAACTTAACTAAAAACTGGTCCTTAATCCTTATCCTTAACTTTTACCCTAATTTGTGTGTCTGTGCGGCGACGTTTTACATCAATGGAGAAGACTCACCCTCCTCATTTGCCCACCACCACacacacaataaaaaataataataatcaaaatcaaaatcaaaatcaaaatcaaaattagttTCAGTCacatattttttacatttccttaaaaaaagtttctttcttaaaaaaaccaaaaaaaaaaaaaaaaaaacaaaacattctGTGTCTATCCATCTCTCATAGTACTTTGGTTTGGATTCGCCGACAAGTACAACCGCCACAATTCCTGAAAGCAATTCAAAgctcagctctctctctctctctctctctctgaaaattCATTcaatcctcttcttcttcctcttcttcctcaacTCAAAAGTCACAGGTATATCATACATGTCGCTTTCACATGCATATGTAAATGCatacatatatgtatgtgtaaTACTATCTGTTTGCATATGTAGACATTTATAAGCCTCTATTGGGttttattgtattgtattgtattgtatttttcttttattgattgattcatggggttttaaaaaaaaaaaaaaagtaatagtgTGAACCTTTCATTAGTGTTCATTTATGGGCTGGTAATTAATTGAGGTTATTGTGTTAATACCCTGTTGTTTGggcaattttttcttttgttctgtTATTTTGTATTCGTTTTGTTTGGTACCTGATTAGGAATGTTTGGCTGCTGAGAAAAGTGTGGGGaatgataaggaaaaagaagaagaagaaagaaattaaaaatcttGAAATGTGGATTGTTCAATTATGTAAGGAATAAGATATGGGGGGACACTGAAATTTCACTAAAATCAGCCTAATGCAACTATCAACTATGTGgcttaatttaatttaatggaCTTTTTTCCCCCCAATACTGATGAGAGTTATCAAATTGACCACTAAGAAAAAGACCTGGGCTGAAGTGCAATTGCTGATATGTGTAAGTGGCAAGTTAGTAAATGGCAGATTTTAACCTGTTGAAAGATTAGAAAGAGGCCATGTTCAGCTACATACCCTTTtaagggtcttttttttttttttttttacctctatatagtaaatatgaaaaatagTCAGCTACCTCTTGTTGcatgtttgttttaataaatttatttgaaagttGATGATCTTATATGCTGGTGAGTATATTTATGTAAGATACTTCAGAAACAGTGGAGATTTGCATTGACAATATCCTATTGATTGATCGAACTTGTGGCGCATTCTGCTATGTCACTTATATGTTCCGTGTTTTTAGTCATGGTGCTTCAGCTAGGATGTGTAGGTGAAAATTCCCTTGTGAATATCAAGGGTCATGAATAATTTTGTCAGAATGGGGAATATTGATACAGGATGCTGGCTTTGGAGATGTGTAAATCgtttgaaaaaaagaatttactTATCAAGTTGGTAGTTTCATATTTCTTTGCGTAGGTAGAATTGGATTGCATAAATTGATAATTGGTATTATTTCAATCTTCAAATTAGGAGATTTAGCTATTGGCTCCATTTTGTATAGACAAAGTGAATGAACACAGCACACACACAAATGTGTGCATGTGTTTGGCATTTTGTTTAGGTTATGAGGATACAAATCTGTGTATTTGATTCAGCATTTTTTCCCCATTAATGTTATTTTCCTTGcaaatatttgaatattgatTTCTGCAAATTTGTAGAACACTGGGCATGAATTGACACTTTGTTGTTCGTCTGGGTACTTATCGTTGAAATTCGAAGCGTGCATCTGTGCCTTTTGTGGTTGGCAAGGTTGCATACTTTTCCTGCTTTGCCAGTTCAACTTTGAATCCAAAGATATTGATCAGGACATGAGGCTGGTTATATTATTGATGGGCTTGGTCCATTATGGCTTGTGTTGTGCTCTGATTACTTAGGAACGACAGCTGTCATTTGGCCTTCTTGGAGCTTTTGAGTTTTAGGAAACAGATTTGTACTTCTATTGAAAACGAGCTTTGTTTATTCATGTTTCTTTGTGTTTTAGAATAATTGGGAGATGTCAGAAGTTGATATGGCAGTTATTAAACCCGAGGTATGATGCTTTTTCTGTTTCATTCATTTCCTTTTCAGTCACTGGAGTTTCCTTGGGATTTTACTGCTTTCTTttggccttttattttcttggctCCTTGTCAATTAAGGGGtagtgttttctaaattttgagtGGTCCATTCActgttatttgtttttctttttaccttgGCGGGCAAATTGTATGGTTGTGATCTCTTCTGATTATTGTGCATACTTTATACGTGCAATTTAATCATCAAACTATAGAATATTGATCTCTGGTCTTTTTAAAAACGCGTACACACATGCATGTGCACACACAAACAAACGTTGTGTCTTTTTGGCTTGGTATGAGGCAAATTATATAGTCGTGATATAATCATTGCACATAAATTTATGTGCGCTCTTCAATTGTCAAACCATATAATATGGATCTGTATCTTTTTAACACTATATATATGATCATGGATGCCCATGTAACATAATATGTGTAAATGCATGCCAAGTTTACGTAGGCACCTTGAGAATTGTGGGTATCAGTAGGTTATAGAGGGTTAGTTTCCGAAAAGTAAATTAAGGCTTAGGGGTTTAAAGGATATTCCATGCAATTATGTAGTTGGATTGAGATTtgaaatagaaagaaataaagacaATCAATATAGTTAATATGATCAACAATGAATTCTATCCATAAAAGACCAGGCAATACTTTTAAAGTAGATTTAATCATTAATACCCAGGGGAATGAATGTTCAATTTAATCTTAATTGTACAAAGTTGGAAGGTTGCAAGAGTGAAAATTTGCAGTTCATGTGTATGTGTATTGCGGGGAGTTGAAATTATCCACTTTGTTGTTAGGGCCTAGGGGGTGGGGTGAGGTGAAGACAGATTTTAAGGCTTCTGCTCCTTGGGGAAGTGAAATATCATATTGTTACTATTATTGTGTGATGAGGACAATgatgctcttttttcttttttctttttttttttttggtgaacaTAAAATTTACCAACACCATGCTACCTTTTTACAACCTTAGCAAAGCCCCAGGGGCAGGAGATCTGAATTAGGGCCTTTTGTGCAACCGCCTCCTGTGTTTCCCACCAGATTTTGATGCTTTTCTTTATATAAGTGATGGTCCTTTGGAAGAGATGGCATGTTGTTTCCCTAGGAAAGATGTCCGTAACAAACCATAAGGAAAGATGGCCTGTTGTTCCTTCAGAAGGATAGGTGAACCCAATTTCTGAACAGATGCAAACCACAAGGAAAGATATTTTGtgactttctttttctattaaataaaaatcaagtcATGACACAGCATAATATAGAATGTGTCAGACTCAAAATGATATTAATTCTGTTTAAGGTTGTGCTCCTTTTTCTAGCAGCTTTTAATTCTTGTAGTTACTGTTTACTTTTTATGGCCTCAGTTTTACGAACTTTTCTGTATTTTAGTGTTAACACTGATACTGAAGCTTTGCCAATATGCATTCTCAGATGATGAAGTCCTATATCTGGCTTCAGACTGCTGATGGTTCAATCCAACAAGTGGATCAAAAGGTTGCCATCTTTTCTCCTATGATACGTCAAGAAATAACGCAAAAAGGCATGGGATCGTCCAAGAACTATGCAATATCCCTTCCACAACAAGTTAATCCTGTTATGTTGAGCTTAATTTTGGATTACTGTAGGTTTCATCAAGTGACAGGTCACTCACCCAAGGTTCTACGTGTTTCCgaatttcattttccttttaattggAATTATGTTCTTTCCATGCTCTTGAATGATATCTAACTTGCACCTTCTCCTCCCATACAAATGGGATGGAGATGAGATTGTGGGTACAAGGCCTACTACATATGTAATATACCAGTTAGAAAGAAAAATCTGAGATATTTGGACCAATTATTTAACTTcttgctttttaattttatactcAAGATGACACAGTTAAGAATGGCCAAATCTGAATGCAAATGGGTGTTTGACTTTAGGCTGTTCTTTTGCATAGGAAATCAAGTCTTTTGATGAAAAGTTCATTAGGATGGACACAAAGAAGCTCTGTGAGTTGACATCTGCTGCTGACAGCCTCCAGTTAAAGCCTTTGGTGGATCTTACTAGTCGTGCACTTGCACGAATAATAGAAGGGAAAACCCCTGAGGAGATTCGTGAGATATTTCATTTGCCTGATGATCTTACAGAGGTGCCTGGTGCTTGTGAGAACTGCATATGTTTAGTGCCCTTTTTATCATCTTTGTTGTTTCTAATGCTAATCCATTAATCCAGGAAGAGAAACTGGAACCTTTAAAAAACACAACGGATGACCTACGCATTCGACTTTTGAATCGACTTTATGCAAGAAAGAGGAAGGaactaaaagagagagagaaactaaaGGTGATTGTGCATTACATGCTATCGTCCATTCCATATTATTCTTCAGCCTGCAGTTTTAAACCTTAATTGTGAATTTTTGGTTTGACATTCATTTGCACTTCAAATGTATTGAGCAATTGTGTTCATGTGCCATTAAATTCCTAAAACTGTATACTGAGGTTGATGACAAATGAGCCTGCCATATGTTACAGAATGTTGAGGCTGAAGAAGAGCACGTGGATGACCGTTCAGTTGATGATCTCTTGTCATTTATAAATGGAGGAAATGGAGGTATACATGAAAGTTTGTCTACTTTTTGTAGTATGCTTAGTTCATAAGTCTAGTTTACCACCTCCACACAATTATCTGGAATTATGTAGACTGGCCTaaactgtaatttttgagcctGTATAACAACACTGTTGACCATTCAATTTTGAAGGTTAATATTACTATTAACACAACCTCCTCATACTGTAATGTTAGTCCTTTGgaataagagaaaaataagaatatacTTATGGGAAAAAAAGTAAGGTGTTGGGGCATGCTAGTTTTTATTCTCCAACAAGATTTTCGTGGTGTCTTATTTGAGAAGGGTTTTATGTTTGAAAGTTGCAATTAAAAGCAAATGGTGTGAGAAACATgggttggaattttttttttggatcctAATCTGAATAGAAGGGATCTATAAGAAAATGCAGGAGATTAGGATTAGAATATGAAGAGCTAAGAATAGAGAAGATTGGAGATAGACAAAAGAGGAACTTGAAAGGTTAGAGGTAGAATGGCAAAATGAGATTCATCATTGACTTCTTAATTTCATGCAAAGAAGCCTTTTCATTGGCTTTACAAAACTGACAAtcgataaaataataattttgattcTGATCTTAATATCAAGTCTCAAATGCCCTAGCTGAAGCATTTAAAGAGAAGTTCCAAGACTGCATCAATATTCATCATAGAGATAAAAACCAAAGATTGACTTGATTCACATTTGAGTACCATATCAGGTAGGCCCTTCTAGGTCGTTATCTTACTGAAGTCAACCTAATCATGTTGAATCaagtttggttatttatttatttattttaggaaaatacaaaatgaacaaaaataacttGCTTTCTATGATTCTTGTCTTCTTCTAGAGTCACTGTTTTGGGCATGGTTTCCAGTTGTTGAACTTCTTGTCATCTTCCAGAGGCTCATTTTTGGgaatgtttttaagtttttaactgAAGTAAGAAaagcttgagagagagagagagagagagagagagagagagataacctAGGATGCATGGACACTTTATTTGGGGTGCCGTACTTGTGTCGTAACAGTTTCTTATCTCTcgtatcatgttataatttttcaaaaatttctcaTGTCGCCATGTCGTACCTATACCCGTACCTGTGTCTGTGCATCCTAGGAGATAACCATGTTTGGCTAAAAAGTGAGAGTAAGACAAAAACTGATATTGGCAATCCAAAGGGGAGAAAagggggaagggggggggggggggtgggggggttggTAACAATGTATGATTAGAAGTTCTAATTAAGACATGAGCTGATACAAGCAATCCAGTGGAGTTCCCTTGAAATGCATAGATGCCCCAACATCTAATTGTGGATCCACATCAAAGTATATAGGGAGTTGAGCTTTGGTGGGATCTATTGTGGTGCTGACGTGTGCCACTATTAATTCCTCATATCAATGTTTGATTACTATACctgtttgtattttttcttagtaaatgatatttttgatGTAGCTAAATTTAATTAATCGCGTGGGCTTGTTAATTTTTAGTAATACAACATTAATGATtcttacttatataaaaaaaaagtaatacaaCATAATAATTTGATTGTATCATTTatcctttgtttgttttttttttttgctgagattATGATGTACAAGAAAATAACATTTCCTATACTACATAAAAGCTTAAGGGAAAAACTTAAGTACAATTCCTTAGGTGTTGTATCCTAAGTTCTCCAACTAAATTCAAACATGTGGGTTATTGGCCACTGCAGCTTATAGTTACAATTTCCAACGccacatggttgaatttaattagaaaacttaAGATACAGTTAGTAAGTTTTACTCAAATTATAAATACCTATATACATGTCTTAACTATTGCTAGTGTGTTTTCCTGGATTCCATACTTCCACCTTTTACTGTATGTTTGATCATTAGagattcttttgaaaaaaaaaagggctgtGAAGTGTAGCTTCTTAGTCCTTTTCTTTCcccattttatttccttttaaaGGCCTCATTAGAGGTAAGGAAACTCTGTTTCACAGATTCTAAGGGGGTTAAAGCttcaaagaataaaaagaagaacCGGAGAAGAAAAGATCAACAGAAAAGTGTTTCTATAGACGAATCCATAGAAAGCCGTAAGGTCTGAGCCATCATGTCACTGTATCTTCTTTTTCCCCCTGGATGAtcattgaaacttgaaacacaTTTGTCAAAGCTGTCGagtaactgaattttttttttttttttttttccatgttatAGGATTCAAATGGTGTTAATTTTGCATGCCATAGTGCTGAAGTTAATAAATTGCGGCCCCATCCTGGTGAGACATCAAAATTACTTGATGTGGAAGATGATGCTTTCGCAAATAAGGTCGATTTCGATGATGGTGATATTGATGATGAAATTGACCCTGCACTAAAGGAAATAATTGATAGGTCAGTCAGACAAATTTTCTGGTTATTGAATACACTTGCTACTTTTGTACAGGGAAGATAAATTAGGATTCCATTTTTAGTTTCTGGTGTTCCTCATTGTGAGTGCACAAAAATTTATGCCTGCATACATGCAGTTTAGGGctaacttgtatgttcttgttCCTCATCTCAAATTGGTTCATATTAAATAGAAATATTACTTTGAGCAAAGTTTaggaaacaataatttttctttgatgagTTTTTACCCAAGAAGCACGGACACGGGTATGAATTTGGGTACAACATAGCAacacagaattttttttaaaattaggacACAACACAACAGGGATGcgcatattaattaattattaaatatatttttaattatatttttaaatattgttaagcatttatttttgcatataaTGTTAAACATATATCGATTAAGAGTAATAATGGATAAAAAAGTGAATTCATGGCTAATAAATTATGTTTAGAAATTAGGATTcccaga
This genomic window contains:
- the LOC126696899 gene encoding SKP1-like protein 21 isoform X2, with amino-acid sequence MSEVDMAVIKPEMMKSYIWLQTADGSIQQVDQKVAIFSPMIRQEITQKGMGSSKNYAISLPQQVNPVMLSLILDYCRFHQVTGHSPKEIKSFDEKFIRMDTKKLCELTSAADSLQLKPLVDLTSRALARIIEGKTPEEIREIFHLPDDLTEEEKLEPLKNTTDDLRIRLLNRLYARKRKELKEREKLKNVEAEEEHVDDRSVDDLLSFINGGNGDSKGVKASKNKKKNRRRKDQQKSVSIDESIESRKDSNGVNFACHSAEVNKLRPHPGETSKLLDVEDDAFANKVDFDDGDIDDEIDPALKEIIDREVEDFARRLNSDWPKRMQEILRPVHLSINGNGSIKRYSNPE
- the LOC126696899 gene encoding SKP1-like protein 21 isoform X1 translates to MSEVDMAVIKPEMMKSYIWLQTADGSIQQVDQKVAIFSPMIRQEITQKGMGSSKNYAISLPQQVNPVMLSLILDYCRFHQVTGHSPKEIKSFDEKFIRMDTKKLCELTSAADSLQLKPLVDLTSRALARIIEGKTPEEIREIFHLPDDLTEEEKLEPLKNTTDDLRIRLLNRLYARKRKELKEREKLKNVEAEEEHVDDRSVDDLLSFINGGNGDSKGVKASKNKKKNRRRKDQQKSVSIDESIESRKDSNGVNFACHSAEVNKLRPHPGETSKLLDVEDDAFANKVDFDDGDIDDEIDPALKEIIDREVEDFARRLNSDWPKRMQEILRPVHLSINGNGSIKRYSRPDPE